A portion of the Mycobacterium paraseoulense genome contains these proteins:
- a CDS encoding FHA domain-containing protein, with translation MSSHLEVWKPSGRELIALSGERVTLGKALTNAVSFEHDPTVSRVHAVLENFGQAWSVRDLGSRNGTYVNGEKIAAERILRSGDELRLGSSRLVFWMTRGADEAPGDQETETGKSVLRPPRMTQRELEVLKVLCRPFVSDDPFPEPASVRRMAQELFVTEAAVKQHLQHLYDKFGINADGDRRVRLANAAIRLGAVNRSMLRERRPRQR, from the coding sequence TTTGGAGGTGTGGAAACCCTCGGGACGGGAGCTGATCGCGCTGAGCGGTGAACGAGTGACCCTGGGCAAGGCCTTGACCAACGCCGTGTCGTTCGAGCACGACCCGACCGTGTCCCGCGTGCACGCCGTCTTGGAGAACTTCGGGCAAGCGTGGTCCGTGCGGGATCTCGGTAGCCGCAACGGCACCTACGTCAACGGGGAAAAGATCGCCGCGGAACGGATCCTGCGGTCTGGAGACGAATTACGCCTGGGCAGTTCACGGTTGGTCTTCTGGATGACAAGGGGGGCCGACGAAGCACCGGGTGATCAAGAAACCGAAACCGGCAAGTCCGTCCTGCGACCGCCTCGGATGACCCAGCGCGAACTCGAGGTCCTCAAGGTGTTGTGTCGGCCGTTCGTCTCCGATGACCCGTTTCCCGAGCCCGCGTCGGTTCGTCGGATGGCCCAGGAGCTGTTCGTTACGGAGGCGGCCGTCAAGCAGCATCTGCAACACCTGTACGACAAGTTCGGTATCAACGCCGATGGAGATCGTCGGGTCCGGCTGGCCAACGCGGCCATCCGCCTCGGGGCTGTCAACCGCTCCATGCTGCGTGAGCGTCGCCCGCGGCAACGGTGA
- a CDS encoding demethylmenaquinone methyltransferase encodes MSRAALDKDPRDVASMFDGVARRYDVTNTVLSLGQDRYWRKATRSALDIGPGQRVLDLAAGTAVSTVELQKSGAWCVAADFSVGMLAAGAARDVPKVAADATRLPFGDDVFDAVTISFGLRNVVVPQAALREMARVTRPGGRLVVCEFSTPTNALFATAYKEYLMRALPRVARAVSSNPDAYVYLAESIRAWPDQANLAREIARAGWAAVRWRNLTGGIVALHAGHKPLR; translated from the coding sequence ATGAGTCGCGCGGCCTTGGACAAGGACCCCCGGGACGTCGCGTCGATGTTCGACGGCGTGGCCCGCCGCTACGACGTGACCAACACCGTGCTGTCGCTGGGTCAGGACCGGTACTGGCGGAAAGCCACCCGGTCGGCGCTGGACATCGGGCCGGGCCAGCGGGTGCTGGACCTCGCCGCGGGCACGGCGGTATCCACCGTCGAGCTGCAGAAGTCGGGGGCATGGTGTGTGGCGGCCGATTTCTCGGTGGGGATGCTCGCGGCGGGGGCGGCTCGCGACGTGCCGAAGGTCGCCGCCGACGCCACTCGCCTGCCGTTTGGTGACGATGTATTCGACGCCGTCACAATCAGTTTCGGGTTGCGCAACGTCGTCGTTCCGCAGGCGGCACTGCGTGAGATGGCTCGGGTCACCCGCCCGGGCGGCCGATTGGTGGTGTGCGAATTCTCCACGCCGACCAATGCGCTGTTCGCCACCGCCTACAAGGAGTACTTGATGCGGGCGCTGCCGCGGGTGGCGCGCGCGGTGTCCAGCAACCCGGACGCCTATGTGTACCTCGCGGAGTCGATCAGGGCCTGGCCCGACCAGGCAAACCTGGCACGCGAAATCGCGCGGGCCGGATGGGCGGCGGTGCGGTGGCGCAACCTGACCGGCGGCATCGTCGCCCTACACGCGGGCCACAAGCCGCTGCGGTGA
- a CDS encoding DUF732 domain-containing protein, whose protein sequence is MKGTKLATIGGLAAAAIALAAPALASPPPPNDQDAPFKNTVNGFGIYQPQDQLAWLGKITCERIARGVDGDPYKSANFIQHNLPRGTTQGQAFQFLGAAVDHYCPDQVGFVQRAGTH, encoded by the coding sequence ATGAAGGGAACGAAGCTGGCTACTATTGGCGGCCTGGCCGCCGCCGCCATCGCGCTGGCCGCGCCGGCATTGGCCTCGCCGCCGCCGCCCAACGACCAGGACGCCCCGTTCAAGAACACGGTCAACGGCTTCGGCATCTACCAGCCGCAGGACCAGCTCGCGTGGCTGGGCAAGATCACCTGCGAGCGGATCGCCAGGGGTGTGGACGGCGACCCGTACAAGTCCGCCAATTTCATCCAGCACAACCTGCCGCGGGGCACCACCCAGGGGCAGGCGTTCCAGTTCCTCGGTGCCGCGGTGGACCACTACTGCCCCGACCAGGTCGGCTTCGTGCAGCGCGCCGGTACCCACTAG
- a CDS encoding SDR family oxidoreductase, protein MTEKVWFITGTSRGFGRAWAIAALERGDRVAATARNTASLDDLAEKYGDALLPIRLDVTDRSADFAAVKHAYDHFGRLDIVVNNAGYGQFGFVEELSERDARDQIETNVFGALWVTQAALPYLRAQGSGHIIQVSSIGGITAFPLVGMYHASKWALEGFSQALAQEVAPFGVHVTLIEPGGFDTDWAGDSARHADPLPAYDDVRAAVQAERSKRWASPGNPEASAAALLKVVDAEKPPLRVFFGASPLETAKADYESRLRTWAEWQPVAELAQG, encoded by the coding sequence GTGACTGAAAAAGTTTGGTTTATCACCGGGACATCGCGCGGTTTCGGACGGGCATGGGCGATCGCGGCGCTCGAGCGCGGCGACAGGGTTGCGGCGACAGCGCGCAACACGGCGTCACTCGACGACCTGGCCGAGAAATACGGCGACGCGCTGCTGCCGATCCGGTTGGACGTCACGGATCGAAGCGCCGACTTCGCCGCGGTCAAGCACGCGTACGACCACTTCGGGCGGCTGGACATCGTCGTCAACAACGCCGGCTACGGGCAGTTCGGCTTCGTCGAGGAGCTCTCCGAACGGGACGCGCGCGACCAGATCGAGACGAACGTCTTTGGGGCGCTGTGGGTCACCCAGGCCGCGCTGCCATATCTGCGGGCGCAGGGCAGCGGGCACATCATCCAGGTGTCCTCGATCGGGGGCATCACCGCGTTCCCCTTGGTCGGCATGTACCACGCGTCCAAGTGGGCGCTCGAGGGCTTCTCACAGGCGCTGGCGCAGGAGGTCGCCCCGTTCGGGGTGCACGTCACGCTGATCGAGCCGGGCGGCTTCGACACCGACTGGGCCGGAGATTCCGCCAGGCACGCCGATCCGCTGCCGGCCTACGACGACGTTCGCGCCGCCGTGCAGGCCGAGCGCAGCAAGCGCTGGGCCAGCCCGGGCAACCCGGAGGCATCCGCCGCCGCGCTGCTGAAGGTGGTCGACGCCGAAAAGCCGCCGCTGCGAGTGTTTTTCGGGGCCTCGCCGCTGGAAACCGCCAAGGCCGACTATGAGAGCCGGCTACGCACCTGGGCGGAATGGCAGCCCGTCGCCGAGCTCGCGCAGGGCTGA
- a CDS encoding lantibiotic dehydratase — translation MNAPSTSTLTPSGFFVMRAPLLPLQELDCLRADSDHWRTLVARPEVREALHLASPGLMRCLAAGDPDDRVIASVTAYLTRMCTRATPFGLFAGCALGEVSPDPGATALVVDGPQRVSRHSRPDTEVLAALVQRLLADPATRPAMMVEPNSSRYHAAGAVRLIESRLREGRRSHHLVVIEDDAPLRCALDAAAGGCSVDTVVEAVAEGMVVERGEAREYVDALIEAKVLTPVAEPAVTGPEPLAQLMSSLSGPAFAATSEALRRVSDELARLDAAGLGNPPEAYGAAAATLLELAGEGDEARLIQVDLHRAGSGLRLGSDAVRLLTEGVHLLHRLSTGGEDPALIRFKQQFAARYEDREVPLMEALDEEMGVGFDPSTHPAADESPLLTGLDLGGVAPQYAFTARDAVLLDMMIRTRESGAASLELDAPTVARLESPSPPPLPDGLAVNASLLEDGIEIDCVYGPSGAQLLGRFCHGDARMSDAVRAHLRAEEAQSPGVVFAEIVHLPEGRVGNVLARPVLRDYELVLLGRSGAPADRQLSVDELTVRLDGDRVVLYSPRLGAEVRPRLTTAHNPAWRGFGVYRFLAALQSDGVAGGLTWDWGALAGAPALPRVTSGRLVLARARWRLSADEIARVTGSDAVAAWAALARERGLPGELLIADGDNRLYVDTASPALTAAAAKVLRGRTEAILEEVLPTGVAGGPQGRFAHELIVPFLRRGEPAPAPRSWTAPTVRRTFAPGSPWLYLKAYTGTASADHILTDTVGPVIEQLRESGVVDHWFFLRYADPEHHLRLRLHGDPAALRDHALPALTDALAPRLADGTIWKFATDTYHREIERYGGDAGVELAERIHAVDSEAVLRVLGMLGGEEAADARWRLCLYATDRLLADAGLDIHERRDWAKSGAAGYRPEYPNAANLDPGIGQRWRRERADITALLDDGEGHPYEAARLVFRRRSDRMAPLLAELADLSRRGELTRSYPELLHSFSHLNAVRLLRSAARTHELVLLNFLDRHYASRLARAK, via the coding sequence ATGAACGCTCCATCGACGTCCACACTGACTCCGAGCGGCTTCTTCGTGATGCGCGCGCCGTTGCTGCCACTGCAGGAATTGGATTGCCTGCGCGCCGATTCCGACCACTGGCGGACCCTCGTTGCGCGGCCGGAGGTTCGCGAGGCCCTGCACCTCGCCTCACCCGGGTTGATGCGATGCTTGGCCGCGGGCGATCCCGACGACCGGGTGATTGCCTCGGTGACCGCGTACCTGACGCGCATGTGCACCCGCGCAACCCCTTTCGGACTTTTCGCGGGCTGCGCGCTGGGCGAGGTGAGCCCAGATCCGGGAGCCACCGCGCTGGTGGTCGACGGCCCGCAGCGGGTCAGTCGGCACAGCCGGCCCGACACCGAGGTGCTGGCGGCGCTGGTGCAGCGGCTGCTCGCGGATCCGGCGACACGGCCGGCGATGATGGTGGAACCCAACTCCAGCCGCTACCACGCCGCCGGGGCCGTGCGCCTCATCGAAAGCCGGCTTCGCGAGGGCCGTCGCTCGCATCATCTGGTCGTTATCGAGGACGACGCGCCGTTGCGGTGTGCGCTGGACGCGGCCGCCGGCGGCTGTTCGGTGGACACGGTCGTCGAGGCCGTTGCCGAAGGGATGGTAGTCGAGCGCGGCGAGGCCCGCGAGTACGTCGATGCCCTGATCGAGGCCAAGGTCCTGACGCCGGTGGCAGAGCCCGCGGTAACGGGCCCAGAACCGCTGGCGCAGCTGATGTCATCGCTGAGCGGACCGGCCTTCGCCGCGACGTCGGAGGCGTTGCGGCGGGTATCCGACGAGCTCGCCCGGCTGGACGCCGCCGGGCTGGGAAATCCGCCGGAGGCCTACGGTGCCGCGGCCGCAACCCTGCTCGAGCTGGCCGGCGAAGGCGACGAAGCCCGGCTGATCCAGGTCGACCTGCACCGGGCCGGGTCCGGTCTGAGGCTTGGATCCGACGCGGTGCGACTGCTCACCGAGGGCGTGCACCTGCTGCATCGGTTGTCCACCGGCGGCGAGGATCCGGCGCTGATTCGGTTCAAGCAGCAGTTCGCGGCGCGCTACGAGGACCGCGAGGTCCCGCTGATGGAGGCGCTCGACGAGGAGATGGGCGTCGGATTCGACCCGTCGACGCACCCGGCCGCCGACGAGTCGCCACTGCTGACCGGCCTCGACCTGGGCGGTGTGGCACCGCAGTATGCGTTCACCGCGCGCGACGCCGTCCTGCTCGACATGATGATCCGCACCCGCGAAAGCGGCGCTGCCAGCCTCGAACTCGACGCCCCTACCGTCGCGCGCCTGGAATCGCCGTCGCCGCCGCCGTTGCCCGACGGCCTGGCGGTCAACGCCAGCCTCCTCGAGGACGGTATCGAGATCGACTGCGTTTACGGGCCTTCGGGAGCTCAGCTACTCGGCCGGTTCTGTCACGGCGATGCGCGCATGTCCGACGCGGTACGAGCCCACCTGCGCGCCGAGGAGGCCCAGTCGCCCGGTGTCGTGTTCGCCGAGATCGTCCACCTGCCGGAAGGCCGTGTCGGGAATGTGTTGGCCCGGCCGGTGTTGCGCGACTACGAGCTGGTCCTGTTGGGTCGTTCGGGGGCACCCGCGGATCGTCAGCTCAGTGTCGACGAGCTGACCGTGCGTCTCGACGGTGACCGCGTCGTCCTCTACAGCCCGCGGCTGGGCGCCGAAGTCAGGCCGCGGCTGACCACCGCCCACAACCCGGCGTGGCGCGGCTTCGGGGTTTACCGGTTTCTCGCGGCACTGCAAAGCGACGGGGTGGCCGGCGGGCTTACGTGGGATTGGGGCGCCCTGGCAGGGGCGCCGGCGTTGCCCCGAGTCACCTCCGGGCGCCTGGTCCTGGCACGGGCGCGGTGGCGGCTGTCGGCGGACGAGATCGCCCGGGTCACCGGGTCCGACGCCGTGGCCGCATGGGCGGCGCTCGCCCGTGAGCGGGGGCTACCCGGCGAGCTGCTCATCGCCGACGGCGACAACCGCCTGTACGTCGACACGGCCAGCCCCGCCCTGACCGCCGCGGCCGCCAAGGTGCTGCGCGGGCGGACCGAGGCGATCCTCGAGGAGGTCCTGCCCACCGGGGTCGCCGGCGGCCCGCAAGGCCGGTTCGCCCACGAACTCATCGTGCCGTTCCTCCGCCGCGGCGAACCGGCACCCGCCCCCCGGTCGTGGACCGCGCCCACGGTGCGCCGGACGTTCGCACCCGGCAGCCCGTGGCTCTACCTCAAGGCGTACACGGGTACGGCGTCGGCCGATCACATCCTCACCGACACCGTCGGGCCCGTCATCGAACAGCTGCGCGAAAGCGGCGTTGTCGACCACTGGTTCTTCCTGCGCTATGCCGACCCCGAACATCATCTGCGGCTCCGGTTGCACGGGGACCCCGCCGCGCTGCGCGACCACGCCCTCCCGGCACTGACCGACGCCCTGGCGCCACGGCTCGCCGACGGGACGATATGGAAGTTCGCGACCGACACGTACCACCGCGAGATCGAACGCTACGGCGGCGACGCCGGCGTCGAGCTGGCCGAGCGGATCCATGCGGTCGACAGCGAGGCCGTGCTGCGAGTCCTGGGCATGCTCGGCGGCGAGGAGGCGGCCGACGCGCGCTGGCGGTTGTGCCTGTATGCCACCGACCGCCTCCTGGCCGATGCGGGCCTGGACATCCACGAGCGCCGCGACTGGGCCAAGAGCGGGGCCGCCGGATACCGGCCGGAATACCCCAACGCCGCCAACCTGGATCCCGGGATCGGGCAGCGCTGGCGCCGCGAGCGCGCCGACATCACCGCGCTGCTCGATGACGGCGAGGGGCACCCGTACGAAGCCGCGCGCCTGGTGTTCAGGCGGCGATCCGACCGGATGGCGCCCTTGCTCGCGGAGCTGGCGGACCTTTCCAGGCGGGGTGAGCTGACCCGGTCCTATCCGGAGCTGCTGCACAGCTTCAGCCACCTGAACGCCGTGCGGCTGCTGCGCTCGGCCGCCCGCACTCACGAACTCGTCCTGCTGAACTTTCTGGATCGCCACTACGCGAGCCGATTGGCGCGGGCGAAATAG
- a CDS encoding RNA polymerase sigma factor — protein sequence MSFMTTLPNSPIVSDADLARAAAAGDRAALAGIYHRYAAPLHAYCVGMLRDRHAASDCVQEVFCTATTELPKLRDADKLRPWLYAIARRSALRTLSERRREAASDELPDNAATGPGPFTLTAQNELRQLIAQAAGGLSERDRQVLELAYRRGMTGAELARTLGISYDSTKKLLQRLRDTIERSLGALLVARRAPQNGCPRLSAELSGWDQQFTVLMRKRIARHIESCPTCDEYRRSALNAVAMLGGGVLDKVS from the coding sequence ATGAGTTTCATGACCACACTGCCGAACAGCCCCATCGTGAGCGACGCGGACCTCGCCCGGGCTGCTGCGGCCGGCGATCGCGCCGCGCTGGCCGGGATCTACCACCGCTACGCCGCCCCGCTGCACGCCTACTGCGTCGGCATGCTGCGCGATCGGCACGCGGCCTCTGACTGCGTGCAAGAGGTCTTCTGCACGGCGACGACAGAGTTGCCGAAGCTTCGTGACGCGGACAAGCTGAGGCCGTGGCTCTACGCCATCGCCCGGCGCAGCGCACTGCGGACCCTGTCCGAACGCCGCCGCGAGGCCGCGTCCGACGAGCTGCCCGACAACGCGGCCACCGGCCCGGGGCCGTTCACGCTCACGGCCCAGAACGAACTCCGCCAACTGATCGCCCAGGCCGCCGGCGGATTGTCCGAGCGCGACCGCCAGGTGCTGGAGCTCGCCTACCGCCGTGGCATGACCGGAGCCGAGCTCGCACGAACGCTCGGCATCAGCTATGACTCGACCAAGAAGCTGCTGCAGCGGCTGCGCGACACCATTGAACGCTCGTTGGGGGCGCTGTTGGTGGCCCGCCGCGCTCCCCAGAACGGATGCCCGCGCCTCTCCGCGGAGCTGTCCGGCTGGGACCAACAGTTCACCGTCCTGATGCGCAAACGCATTGCGCGCCATATCGAGTCGTGCCCCACATGCGACGAATACCGCCGCAGCGCCCTCAACGCCGTCGCCATGCTCGGCGGCGGGGTGCTCGACAAGGTCTCCTAG
- a CDS encoding peptidase domain-containing ABC transporter, with translation MKGRGRAIPYIAQAEMADCGAAALAMALGYHGRHVSLAEAHEATGTGRDGIDALRLAEAATSFGLRARGVATELDDLRALPRGTVLHWGASHFIVLDSTSRRGVTIVDPAAGRYRLSWDAVNDLYSGVAVMLEPGDGFAAGGRRAPGALHHARRLLARSTGIGRVLATSVVVRVMALAVPVLTGVVVDRVVPNDDGRLLKVLAAVMAALVIYSVLATYLRAHLLLRLRSRLDVDMTLDFLEHLVDLPYAFFLKRSSGDLMMRLRSNATVREILTTGTISALLDGALATLYLVVIVALSPALGLLVCVLGAAQVAVLLAARRRNQHLMGESLATEARSQSYAYEMFSAVETLKAAGAERRAVAHWTNLFVAELNVSLRRGRLEALVSTAIHGLALLSPIAVLLAGAELTSSGKLSLGTMLALAALATGFLEPLGILVATALQVQLLGSYLARLDDVFNTPTETAGRELRHAPELIGSVRAERLTFRYTPHGPPVVDGASLEVRPGQVLAIVGRSGSGKSTLGRLLLGLYSPSEGRVLLDGNDLATLHPRSVRSQIGVVTQDPYIFGLPIRDNLVLGNPSLPLERLESAAELAGVAEDIRAMPMGFDTPLVDAGASLSGGQRQRLALARALAPRPRILLLDEATSSLDTVTEARVHGNIARLGCTVIVIAHRLATVIDADHIVVMDAGRVVEAGCHQELMAMGGHYARLVAGQLVGETAR, from the coding sequence GTGAAGGGGCGGGGACGCGCGATCCCCTACATTGCGCAGGCAGAAATGGCCGACTGCGGCGCCGCCGCGCTCGCCATGGCGCTCGGCTATCACGGCCGCCACGTTTCGCTCGCCGAGGCGCACGAGGCCACCGGGACCGGGCGCGACGGTATCGACGCCTTGCGGCTCGCGGAGGCCGCGACCTCGTTCGGGTTGCGTGCCCGCGGCGTGGCTACCGAACTCGACGATCTGCGGGCTCTGCCCCGGGGCACCGTACTACATTGGGGTGCTTCGCATTTCATCGTCCTCGACTCGACTTCACGGCGCGGGGTGACCATTGTCGATCCGGCCGCCGGTCGCTACCGGCTCAGCTGGGACGCGGTCAACGATCTCTACAGCGGCGTCGCGGTCATGCTGGAGCCCGGCGACGGTTTCGCGGCGGGCGGGCGGAGAGCCCCCGGCGCGCTCCATCACGCGCGGCGCCTGCTGGCCCGATCGACCGGGATCGGCCGGGTGCTGGCCACCTCGGTGGTGGTGCGGGTGATGGCGCTGGCGGTGCCGGTGCTGACCGGCGTGGTCGTCGATCGGGTCGTGCCCAACGACGACGGGCGCCTGCTGAAAGTGCTGGCCGCGGTGATGGCCGCTTTGGTCATCTACTCGGTGCTCGCGACGTATCTGCGCGCCCATTTGCTGTTGCGGCTGCGCAGTCGCCTGGACGTCGACATGACGCTCGACTTCCTCGAGCACCTCGTGGACCTGCCGTACGCGTTCTTCCTCAAGCGCTCGTCGGGAGACCTGATGATGCGATTGCGCAGCAACGCCACGGTTCGCGAGATCCTGACCACGGGCACCATCTCCGCGCTGCTCGACGGCGCGCTGGCCACCCTCTACCTGGTTGTCATCGTCGCCCTGTCGCCGGCTCTGGGCCTTCTCGTCTGCGTGCTCGGCGCCGCCCAGGTCGCCGTCCTGCTGGCGGCGCGCCGCCGCAACCAACACCTGATGGGCGAATCACTGGCCACCGAAGCCCGCTCACAGTCCTACGCCTACGAGATGTTCTCCGCCGTCGAAACGCTCAAGGCGGCCGGCGCGGAGCGGCGCGCGGTGGCGCACTGGACCAACCTGTTCGTCGCCGAACTGAACGTCTCGCTACGCCGCGGGCGCCTCGAGGCCTTGGTCTCGACCGCGATCCACGGGCTGGCGCTGTTGTCCCCCATCGCGGTGCTGCTGGCCGGCGCCGAGCTGACGTCCAGCGGAAAGCTCTCGTTGGGCACCATGCTTGCCCTGGCTGCCCTGGCGACGGGATTTCTTGAACCACTTGGCATTCTGGTCGCGACTGCGCTGCAAGTGCAGCTGCTCGGCAGCTACCTGGCCCGCCTTGACGACGTGTTCAACACCCCCACGGAGACCGCGGGGCGCGAGCTACGACACGCGCCCGAACTCATCGGATCGGTACGCGCCGAGCGGCTCACCTTCCGCTACACCCCCCATGGCCCACCGGTCGTCGACGGCGCCAGCCTCGAGGTGCGGCCCGGACAGGTCCTGGCCATCGTGGGTCGTTCCGGGTCGGGCAAATCCACGCTGGGCCGGCTCCTACTGGGCCTCTACTCACCCTCGGAGGGACGCGTCCTGCTCGACGGCAATGACCTCGCCACCCTGCACCCGCGCAGCGTGCGCTCGCAAATCGGCGTGGTGACCCAGGACCCCTACATCTTCGGGCTGCCGATTCGCGACAACCTGGTACTGGGTAACCCCAGCCTGCCGCTGGAGCGGCTCGAGTCGGCGGCGGAACTGGCCGGCGTCGCCGAGGACATCCGCGCGATGCCAATGGGTTTCGACACCCCGCTCGTCGACGCGGGCGCCTCGCTGTCGGGTGGTCAACGTCAACGGCTTGCCCTGGCACGCGCGCTCGCCCCCCGGCCACGGATCCTGTTGCTCGACGAGGCGACCAGCAGTCTCGACACCGTCACCGAGGCCAGGGTCCACGGCAATATCGCGCGGCTCGGCTGCACCGTCATCGTGATCGCGCATCGACTGGCGACCGTGATCGACGCCGACCACATCGTGGTGATGGACGCGGGCCGGGTCGTCGAGGCGGGCTGTCACCAGGAACTCATGGCCATGGGCGGCCATTACGCACGACTCGTGGCCGGACAACTCGTCGGCGAAACAGCAAGGTAG